The DNA region GGGGGGAGGGGGATATAGTTATTGGTTCAAGATTCCTTGCTGGGGGGAGTGTTGAAGCTCCAAGGTATAGGGTTGGTGGAATTAAGTTGATAACGAAATTGGCGAAGAAGGCTTCATATAGGGATGTGACTGATGCGCAATCTGGTTTTAGAGCTTATGGTAGGAGGGCAATACACTCAATAATGCCAACTGAGCAGGGTATGGGGGCTTCAACGGAGATATTGATGCAAGCAAGGGAGAATGGGCTTAAGATAGTTGAGGTGCCAATAAAGATAAATTATAATGTTGAGAAACCATCAACACAAAACCCAATAGTACATGGGCTTGATGTGGTTTTAAGCATTGTGAAGCAGATGAGCATAAGGAGGCCACTACTATTCTACGGTTTGCCAGGGGCATTGGCAATGATGATTGCACTATTCTTCTGGGTGTGGACAATACAAATATTCACGGCGACAAGGCAAATAGTAACGAATGTTGCATTGATAGCTGTAGCCTCAACCATGGTTGGATTAATGCTACTCACAACTGCAGTAATATTGTGGGTGTTGGTAAGCGTAGTTAGGGAGGCGAGGTAGATGTTGGAGGTAGAGGTTGTTGAAGTTAGGGGGAGGTGCCCAGTACATAGGGTTGGAGATAGGATTGTAATTGATGGTCCAAGGATTGTTTTGGAGGAGACGGATGCACTCTGCATACATGCCCTCTCAGTTATATTGCATTATGCTGTTGCATTGGATGAGGGGGCTGACCCAGTTAAACTAGGCTTAACCAAGCCAGAAGATAAAGAGCATGCATATCTCCAATGCGTTGATCCATGGAAGCCATACACTGATGGTGGAACAGTCATATTTAGGGTGAGGAAGGTAAAGTGAAGGTTGCAATAGTACTTGGGACGAGGCCTGAAATAATAAAGATGTCACCAATAATAAGGGGGCTGGAAGAGAGGGGTATGGAATT from Candidatus Methanomethylicota archaeon includes:
- a CDS encoding glycosyltransferase family 2 protein, giving the protein GEGDIVIGSRFLAGGSVEAPRYRVGGIKLITKLAKKASYRDVTDAQSGFRAYGRRAIHSIMPTEQGMGASTEILMQARENGLKIVEVPIKINYNVEKPSTQNPIVHGLDVVLSIVKQMSIRRPLLFYGLPGALAMMIALFFWVWTIQIFTATRQIVTNVALIAVASTMVGLMLLTTAVILWVLVSVVREAR
- a CDS encoding TIGR04076 family protein, with amino-acid sequence MLEVEVVEVRGRCPVHRVGDRIVIDGPRIVLEETDALCIHALSVILHYAVALDEGADPVKLGLTKPEDKEHAYLQCVDPWKPYTDGGTVIFRVRKVK